From one Amycolatopsis sp. FDAARGOS 1241 genomic stretch:
- a CDS encoding NF041680 family putative transposase: MHHAGATGAGRELSALRQEFYRCLPRRADALFELTDAVLCADGPVRSIAELSLAGEHRRGHGSSYAALARGRVDIDRLRNALSGVPLPRAADGRLVLAVDVTCWLRPEAHTCPQRILCHTYGRGRDQHMMVPGWPYSVVVALESGRGSWTAPLDAVRLTPGDNAANVTAQQIRAVVGRLVAAGHWRPGDPDILLVADAGYDGPRLAHVLADLPITVLVRMRTDRVLHRPVPPQRSGTLGRPRRHGDEFAFGDPATWGQPDAVTETTTRLYGPALIRAWDRLHPRLTHRIAWAGHDGALPIIEGTVIRLQVERLPSGAIPKPVWLWHSRTGLGHAEVDLAWQAFLRRFDIEHTFRMLKQTLGWTTPKLRSPEAADRWTWLLLSAYTQLRLARDLTADLRRPWERPRPALRLSPARVRRGFRNLRPQLACPAGVPKPSRPGPGRPAGTVNHRPASRHDVYVVTSTNTRKSKHGKNTRSSNPRPRRTG, from the coding sequence GTGCACCACGCTGGCGCCACCGGCGCGGGCAGGGAGCTGTCCGCGCTCCGGCAGGAGTTCTACCGATGCCTGCCCCGGCGAGCGGACGCGTTGTTCGAGCTGACCGACGCAGTGTTGTGCGCGGACGGTCCGGTCCGGTCGATCGCGGAGCTGTCCCTGGCCGGTGAGCACCGTCGCGGCCACGGCAGCAGCTATGCCGCACTGGCACGCGGACGGGTCGACATCGATCGGCTACGCAACGCGCTGAGCGGGGTCCCGCTGCCGCGCGCCGCAGACGGGCGGCTGGTGCTGGCGGTGGACGTGACCTGCTGGCTGCGTCCGGAAGCACACACCTGCCCGCAGCGGATCTTGTGTCACACCTACGGCCGTGGCAGGGACCAGCACATGATGGTGCCGGGCTGGCCCTACTCCGTGGTCGTCGCGCTCGAGTCCGGGCGGGGTTCGTGGACCGCGCCGCTGGACGCGGTCCGGCTCACACCCGGCGACAACGCCGCAAACGTGACCGCCCAGCAGATCCGCGCCGTGGTGGGCCGCCTCGTCGCGGCCGGGCACTGGCGGCCGGGAGACCCGGACATCCTGCTGGTCGCCGACGCCGGCTACGACGGCCCCCGCCTGGCCCACGTGCTGGCCGATCTTCCGATCACCGTGCTGGTGCGGATGCGCACCGACCGGGTCCTGCACCGCCCGGTCCCGCCGCAGCGATCCGGCACGTTGGGCAGGCCCCGCCGCCACGGCGACGAGTTCGCTTTCGGTGACCCGGCCACCTGGGGACAACCCGATGCCGTCACCGAAACCACGACCCGGCTCTACGGTCCCGCGCTGATCCGGGCTTGGGATCGGCTGCATCCACGGCTGACCCACCGCATCGCCTGGGCCGGCCACGACGGCGCTCTGCCGATCATCGAGGGCACCGTGATCCGGCTGCAGGTCGAGCGCCTGCCCTCCGGCGCGATCCCAAAACCGGTGTGGCTCTGGCACTCGCGCACTGGCCTGGGCCACGCCGAGGTTGATCTGGCCTGGCAGGCGTTCCTGCGCCGCTTCGATATCGAGCACACCTTCCGCATGCTCAAGCAGACCCTCGGCTGGACCACCCCGAAACTTCGCTCGCCCGAGGCGGCCGACCGATGGACCTGGCTGCTGCTGAGCGCTTACACCCAGCTGCGGCTCGCCCGCGACCTCACAGCGGATCTGCGCCGCCCCTGGGAAAGACCCCGACCAGCCCTGCGGCTCTCCCCGGCACGGGTCCGCCGAGGGTTTCGGAACCTGCGTCCACAACTCGCCTGCCCGGCCGGTGTCCCGAAACCGTCGCGGCCCGGTCCTGGACGTCCCGCCGGAACAGTCAACCACCGGCCCGCATCACGCCACGACGTCTACGTCGTCACCAGCACGAACACCCGAAAATCCAAACACGGCAAGAACACCAGATCGAGCAACCCACGACCCCGCCGAACAGGTTAA
- the fdhD gene encoding formate dehydrogenase accessory sulfurtransferase FdhD, with protein MGRMTSRRRVFRVVDGNLTMRPDTLSAEEPLEIRVAGRALTITMRTPGSDFDLAAGFLVGEGIVSQGADVAGIRYCAWATVDGSNTYNIVDVLLRDGVPLPDPSIERTFYTTSSCGLCGKASLDAVRTTVPWPVEDDPLSASPGLLAGLPDALRAAQQVFDRTGGLHAAGLFDGTGRLLCVREDVGRHNAVDKVAGWAAREGRLPLAGTVLMVSGRASFELVQKAAMAGIPLLAAVSAPSSLAVELAEELGLTLVGFLRGSSMNVYTRADRLGLHDPRQLVGH; from the coding sequence GTGGGCCGGATGACCAGCCGACGCCGCGTGTTCCGCGTCGTCGACGGAAACCTGACGATGCGTCCCGACACGCTCAGCGCCGAGGAGCCGCTGGAGATCCGCGTGGCCGGCCGCGCGCTCACCATCACCATGCGCACGCCCGGCAGCGATTTCGACCTCGCGGCGGGCTTCCTCGTCGGCGAGGGCATCGTGAGCCAGGGCGCCGACGTGGCGGGTATCCGCTACTGCGCGTGGGCCACAGTGGACGGTTCGAACACCTACAACATCGTCGACGTCCTCCTGCGCGACGGCGTCCCGCTGCCCGACCCGTCGATCGAGCGCACCTTCTACACCACGTCCTCGTGCGGCCTGTGCGGCAAGGCGAGCCTCGACGCCGTGCGCACCACGGTGCCGTGGCCGGTCGAGGACGACCCCCTCTCGGCGAGCCCCGGCCTGCTCGCGGGGCTGCCCGACGCGCTGCGCGCGGCCCAGCAGGTCTTCGACCGCACCGGCGGCCTGCACGCGGCCGGGCTGTTCGACGGCACGGGCCGGCTCCTGTGTGTGCGCGAGGACGTCGGCCGTCACAACGCCGTGGACAAAGTCGCGGGCTGGGCCGCGCGGGAAGGCCGGCTCCCGCTCGCCGGCACGGTGCTGATGGTGAGCGGACGGGCGTCGTTCGAGCTGGTCCAGAAGGCCGCGATGGCGGGGATCCCGTTGCTGGCGGCGGTTTCCGCGCCGTCGTCGCTCGCGGTGGAGCTGGCCGAGGAGCTCGGCCTCACCCTCGTCGGGTTCCTGCGCGGCTCCTCGATGAACGTCTACACGCGCGCCGACCGGCTGGGCCTGCACGACCCGCGGCAGCTCGTCGGCCACTGA
- a CDS encoding transposase translates to MGVSRFQLLSDVQWALIEDLLPVRTGRRGRPFSDARAMVEGIIYRYRCGIAWRDVPAVFGPWQTIWTWHRRLAGDGTWDVVLQRLLTEADAAGLVDWTVSVDSTIARAHQHATSIRRVTGGWVELHGSAQRAA, encoded by the coding sequence GTGGGTGTGTCGCGGTTTCAGCTGTTGTCGGATGTTCAGTGGGCGTTGATCGAGGACTTGTTGCCGGTCCGTACCGGTAGGCGTGGTCGGCCGTTCTCGGATGCGCGGGCGATGGTCGAGGGGATCATCTATCGGTATCGGTGTGGGATCGCGTGGCGGGACGTGCCGGCGGTGTTCGGTCCGTGGCAGACGATCTGGACCTGGCACCGACGGCTGGCCGGCGATGGGACCTGGGACGTGGTGTTGCAGCGCCTGCTGACCGAAGCGGACGCGGCTGGGCTGGTGGATTGGACGGTGTCGGTGGATTCCACGATCGCGCGGGCGCATCAGCACGCCACCAGCATCAGGCGTGTCACGGGGGGCTGGGTCGAATTACACGGATCTGCGCAGCGAGCCGCCTGA
- a CDS encoding molybdopterin molybdotransferase MoeA — MHRGWAEARRIARDAVKPLEAVELPLAEALGRALASPVRALTAMPAYDNSAMDGYAVAGPGPWTVVGAVRAGGEPYPGVLAPGTAIEIATGAPVPPGTQAVLPVEYAVHSGRRVAGEVASGKHVRRRGEDCPEGEELLATSTTVTAAVLGAAAAAGHDTLLVHRRPRVSVVVTGDEVQTSGVPAPGRVRDAIGPMLPGLLAEAGAEEHGLVQPADQPTALTAALTEGDADVVVVCGATSKGPADHLRGVLRALLADVRVDGVACRPGHPQLLAVLPDGRCVTGLPGNPFAALAAGLTLLSPLLLRLGGHRAPPPATARAGAALPVHERDTRLVPVAWSGRSVTPVGHDRPGSLWGAALADALAVVPPGFAGGDLELLPLPGGRR, encoded by the coding sequence ATGCACCGGGGATGGGCCGAAGCCCGCCGGATCGCCCGCGACGCGGTGAAACCGCTCGAGGCGGTGGAGCTGCCGCTCGCCGAAGCGCTGGGCCGGGCCTTGGCGAGCCCGGTCCGGGCCCTGACGGCGATGCCCGCGTACGACAACTCCGCGATGGACGGGTACGCCGTCGCCGGGCCCGGGCCGTGGACCGTCGTGGGCGCGGTCCGGGCGGGCGGCGAGCCGTACCCGGGGGTGCTCGCGCCCGGCACGGCGATCGAGATCGCCACGGGCGCTCCCGTGCCGCCGGGCACGCAGGCGGTGCTGCCCGTCGAGTACGCCGTCCACAGTGGACGTCGAGTGGCCGGTGAAGTCGCGTCCGGCAAGCACGTGCGGCGCCGCGGCGAGGACTGTCCCGAGGGCGAAGAGCTGCTCGCCACGTCGACGACGGTGACGGCCGCGGTGCTGGGTGCGGCCGCCGCCGCGGGGCACGACACGCTGCTGGTGCACCGGCGGCCCCGGGTGTCGGTGGTCGTGACCGGCGACGAGGTCCAGACCTCGGGCGTGCCCGCGCCGGGGCGCGTGCGCGACGCCATCGGCCCGATGCTGCCCGGTCTGCTGGCGGAAGCGGGCGCCGAGGAGCACGGGCTGGTGCAGCCGGCCGATCAGCCCACGGCGCTCACCGCGGCACTGACCGAGGGCGACGCCGACGTCGTGGTGGTGTGCGGGGCGACGTCGAAGGGCCCGGCGGACCACCTGCGCGGTGTGCTGCGGGCGCTGCTGGCCGACGTGCGCGTGGACGGCGTCGCGTGCCGGCCGGGGCACCCGCAACTGCTCGCAGTGCTGCCGGACGGCCGGTGCGTAACCGGGCTGCCGGGCAACCCGTTCGCGGCATTGGCGGCGGGGCTGACGCTGCTGTCGCCGTTGCTGCTGCGGCTGGGCGGGCACCGCGCGCCACCGCCGGCGACGGCGCGAGCCGGCGCTGCCCTGCCGGTGCACGAGAGGGACACGCGGCTCGTGCCGGTCGCGTGGTCGGGCCGGTCGGTGACGCCGGTGGGCCACGACCGGCCCGGGTCGCTGTGGGGCGCGGCGCTGGCCGACGCGCTCGCGGTGGTGCCGCCGGGATTCGCGGGCGGCGACCTCGAACTGCTGCCGCTGCCGGGCGGGCGGCGCTGA
- a CDS encoding LysR family transcriptional regulator, translated as MDLRQLEIVVAVAEEGGFTAAAHRLHTVQSTVSTVVRALERDLGTSLFERTTHRVALTPAGRAFLPAARAALKAAEHARATVDSARWKLGGRVRIGVMPGAWPDPHRALAALRREHPGVQVQVRMAPPRQLLAALRESAVDALVAVENCVVAEGLVARPLRREAMLFVSGSDDRAADRPITAADAATAAVVDFAPGWANREATDRAFQTAQVRRVVAHEVTDAAAAAELVRHDLGACILPASVAARFPDLTSRPFTRGGPTWHICVTRPAGDPAPALAAVLRHLT; from the coding sequence ATGGACCTGCGTCAGCTGGAGATCGTCGTCGCGGTCGCCGAGGAGGGTGGCTTCACCGCCGCGGCGCACCGGCTGCACACCGTGCAGTCGACGGTGTCGACGGTGGTCCGCGCCCTCGAACGTGATCTCGGCACGTCGCTGTTCGAACGCACCACGCACCGCGTCGCGCTCACCCCGGCCGGGCGCGCGTTCCTGCCCGCCGCGCGAGCCGCGCTGAAGGCCGCGGAGCACGCTCGCGCCACCGTCGACAGCGCGCGCTGGAAGCTCGGCGGGCGCGTCCGCATCGGCGTGATGCCCGGCGCTTGGCCCGACCCGCACCGCGCGCTCGCCGCGCTGCGGCGCGAGCACCCGGGCGTGCAGGTCCAGGTCCGGATGGCCCCACCGCGGCAGCTGCTCGCCGCGCTCCGGGAGTCCGCTGTGGACGCGCTGGTCGCGGTCGAGAACTGCGTGGTGGCCGAAGGCCTGGTCGCGCGGCCGTTGCGCCGCGAGGCGATGCTGTTCGTGAGCGGCTCGGACGACCGGGCCGCCGACCGCCCGATCACCGCCGCCGACGCGGCGACGGCCGCGGTGGTGGACTTCGCGCCCGGCTGGGCCAACCGCGAGGCCACCGACCGCGCCTTCCAGACGGCCCAGGTGCGCCGCGTGGTCGCCCACGAGGTGACGGACGCGGCCGCGGCGGCCGAACTCGTCCGCCACGACCTGGGGGCCTGCATCCTGCCCGCGTCGGTCGCCGCGCGGTTCCCGGACCTGACCTCCCGCCCGTTCACCCGCGGCGGGCCGACCTGGCACATCTGCGTGACCCGCCCCGCGGGTGATCCCGCACCGGCCCTCGCCGCGGTGCTGCGGCACCTGACCTGA
- a CDS encoding IS5 family transposase produces the protein MSRGAGSNYTDLRSEPPDHAIGRSRGGWSTKVHHLVDGCGRPLVALVGPGQAGDAPMFAHLMRHLRIRRAGRGRARTRPDQLRADKAYSSRAIRRHLRTRGITAVIPEPADQAGHRKRRGSRGGRPPVFDSVDYRGRNVVERGFNLLKQWRGLATRYDKLAIVYRSAVVLHAVITWTKTLSDTL, from the coding sequence GTGTCACGGGGGGCTGGGTCGAATTACACGGATCTGCGCAGCGAGCCGCCTGATCATGCGATCGGCCGTTCCCGCGGTGGCTGGAGCACGAAGGTCCATCACCTCGTCGACGGGTGCGGCCGTCCGCTGGTGGCGCTGGTCGGTCCCGGTCAGGCCGGGGACGCTCCGATGTTCGCGCACCTGATGCGCCATCTGCGGATCCGCCGGGCCGGGCGCGGCCGGGCCCGCACCCGTCCCGACCAGCTCCGGGCGGACAAGGCGTATTCATCACGGGCGATCCGCCGGCATTTGCGTACCCGCGGCATCACCGCTGTCATTCCCGAGCCCGCTGACCAGGCCGGGCATCGGAAGCGCCGTGGCTCACGCGGTGGCCGTCCGCCGGTGTTCGATTCGGTCGACTACCGCGGTCGCAATGTGGTCGAACGTGGCTTCAACCTGCTCAAGCAATGGCGCGGCCTGGCCACGCGCTATGACAAGTTGGCCATCGTCTACCGCTCCGCCGTCGTCCTTCATGCCGTGATCACCTGGACCAAAACATTGTCGGACACGCTCTAG
- the sucD gene encoding succinate--CoA ligase subunit alpha, whose protein sequence is MAIFLDQNSRVVVSGMTGAEGTKHTKRMLAAGTNVVGGVNPRKAGTKVTIGEHELPVFGSVADAMAQTGADVVVLFVPPPFVKDAVIEAIDAEIGLAVVITEGVPVHDSAVFWAHAVAKGGTTRIVGPNCPGLISPGLSNAGIIPADITGPGRIGLVSKSGTLTYQLMHELRDIGFSTCVGIGGDPVIGTTHIDAIEAFEKDSDTDVIVLIGEIGGDAEERAAAYVQANVSKPVVGYVAGFTAPEGKTMGHAGAIVSGSAGTAAAKKQALEAAGIRVGRTPSETARLVREVLAGTA, encoded by the coding sequence GTGGCGATCTTCCTGGACCAGAACAGCCGTGTCGTCGTGTCGGGCATGACCGGCGCCGAGGGCACCAAGCACACCAAGCGGATGCTCGCCGCCGGCACGAACGTCGTCGGCGGGGTGAACCCGCGCAAGGCCGGGACGAAGGTGACGATCGGCGAGCACGAGCTGCCGGTGTTCGGCAGCGTCGCGGACGCGATGGCCCAGACCGGCGCCGACGTGGTGGTGCTGTTCGTGCCGCCGCCGTTCGTCAAGGACGCCGTGATCGAGGCGATCGACGCGGAGATCGGCCTGGCCGTGGTGATCACCGAGGGCGTGCCGGTGCACGATTCCGCGGTCTTCTGGGCGCACGCGGTGGCGAAGGGCGGCACGACGCGGATCGTCGGGCCGAACTGCCCCGGGCTCATCTCCCCCGGGCTGTCGAACGCGGGCATCATCCCCGCGGACATCACCGGCCCCGGCCGGATCGGGCTCGTGTCCAAGTCGGGCACGCTGACCTACCAGCTGATGCACGAGCTGCGCGACATCGGGTTCTCCACGTGCGTCGGCATCGGCGGCGACCCGGTCATCGGAACCACGCACATCGACGCCATCGAGGCGTTCGAGAAGGACTCCGACACCGACGTGATCGTGCTGATCGGCGAGATCGGCGGCGACGCCGAAGAACGCGCGGCCGCCTACGTCCAGGCCAACGTGAGCAAGCCCGTCGTCGGCTACGTCGCGGGGTTCACCGCGCCGGAGGGCAAGACGATGGGCCACGCGGGCGCGATCGTCTCCGGTTCGGCCGGCACCGCCGCCGCGAAGAAGCAGGCGCTGGAGGCCGCGGGCATCCGGGTGGGCCGGACGCCGAGCGAGACCGCGCGGCTGGTGCGCGAGGTCCTCGCGGGAACGGCGTAG
- a CDS encoding dihydrofolate reductase family protein — translation MGTAYLHAVASLDGYIADEHDDVGRLHEWYFSGDHPLVEDDHAEVHGGAPFRVSTASAEYVRGLWARQKVPVVGRHQFDLTNGWEGHPPASDHVVVVSHRPWPVRWHPEAPYHFAGSVAEGLARAREPAGDGDIGVGAGDVGGQALAQGLVDHVAIDVVPVVFGRGKPYFGAFADGHSMLGDPDVVVPGDGVLHLRYPVRRG, via the coding sequence ATGGGGACGGCGTACCTGCACGCGGTGGCATCACTGGACGGCTACATCGCCGACGAGCACGACGACGTGGGGCGGCTGCACGAGTGGTACTTCAGCGGTGACCACCCGCTCGTCGAGGACGACCACGCCGAAGTGCACGGCGGCGCGCCGTTCCGCGTCTCGACGGCTTCGGCCGAGTACGTGCGGGGGCTGTGGGCGCGGCAGAAGGTGCCGGTCGTCGGGCGGCACCAGTTCGACCTGACCAACGGCTGGGAGGGCCACCCGCCCGCGAGCGACCACGTCGTGGTCGTGTCGCACCGGCCGTGGCCGGTGCGCTGGCACCCGGAGGCGCCGTACCACTTCGCCGGTTCGGTGGCCGAGGGCCTCGCCCGGGCGCGCGAGCCGGCCGGGGACGGCGACATCGGCGTGGGCGCCGGTGACGTCGGCGGGCAGGCGCTGGCGCAGGGCCTCGTCGACCACGTCGCGATCGACGTCGTGCCGGTCGTCTTCGGCCGGGGCAAGCCGTACTTCGGTGCCTTCGCCGACGGACACTCGATGCTCGGTGATCCGGACGTCGTCGTGCCGGGCGACGGGGTGCTGCACCTGCGTTATCCCGTGCGCCGGGGCTAG
- a CDS encoding OFA family MFS transporter: MSEPLTTPAVRELLDVYGRRYRVGESDLELLGRPRSWMLWLSGAAMFAAGLQQYGFGAIAPVLTGAHGWTFTEVVVSLAVWAVAQASVVFPVAWLRDRGRLSPQAAVVLGGLLCAIGLVTLGHATSLAVVFAGYSLLGGIGTGLVYGTCVGAVMRWFPDRAATRVGAVSGAFAYGSVPFVLVAGFALTAGNRAVLLDVTAAVVLIVVAGSGVLLRYPPQHWWPAGAPDPREWARDKVRNRSVSANRPAIRHYRPAELLRCGTTLALYLTVVLAAAVLLFDLAYLATFVAERGGGTGLAAVALAVLAGLTGTGRVLLGWLSDRLGRRRILQVALIAGAVGQFVLFYSGEHRHAVGLVLGAALAGLGNGCCYTLLTGLVREYFGEDSALQNFGVLYSAKAVGALLGIGLAALVVAAHGYFGAFAAAGVLSLAGAVLTGRLAQPGRPKSLLPAR, encoded by the coding sequence CGGGTCGGCGAGAGCGATCTGGAGCTGCTCGGCCGGCCGCGCAGCTGGATGCTCTGGCTCAGCGGCGCGGCGATGTTCGCGGCCGGGCTGCAGCAGTACGGGTTCGGCGCCATCGCGCCCGTGCTGACGGGCGCGCATGGCTGGACGTTCACCGAAGTCGTGGTGTCGCTGGCGGTGTGGGCGGTGGCGCAGGCCAGCGTCGTGTTCCCGGTGGCCTGGCTGCGCGACCGCGGCCGGCTGTCGCCGCAGGCGGCCGTGGTGCTGGGCGGCCTGTTGTGCGCGATCGGGCTCGTGACGCTCGGCCACGCGACGAGCCTCGCGGTCGTGTTCGCCGGCTACTCGCTGCTCGGCGGCATCGGCACCGGGCTCGTCTACGGCACGTGCGTGGGCGCCGTGATGCGCTGGTTCCCCGACCGCGCAGCCACGCGCGTCGGCGCGGTGAGCGGTGCGTTCGCCTACGGGAGCGTGCCGTTCGTGCTCGTCGCCGGGTTCGCGCTGACCGCCGGCAACCGCGCGGTGCTGCTCGACGTCACGGCGGCGGTCGTGCTCATCGTGGTCGCGGGTTCGGGCGTGCTGCTGCGCTACCCGCCGCAGCACTGGTGGCCGGCCGGCGCGCCGGACCCGCGCGAGTGGGCGCGCGACAAGGTGCGCAACCGCAGCGTGTCCGCCAATCGCCCGGCCATCCGCCACTACCGCCCGGCCGAACTGCTGCGCTGCGGCACCACCCTCGCCCTTTACCTCACGGTGGTGCTCGCCGCCGCCGTGCTGCTGTTCGACCTCGCCTACCTCGCCACGTTCGTCGCGGAACGCGGTGGTGGCACCGGCCTCGCGGCGGTCGCGCTCGCGGTGCTGGCCGGCCTCACCGGCACCGGGCGCGTGCTGCTCGGGTGGCTGTCCGACCGGCTGGGCCGCCGCCGGATCCTGCAGGTGGCCCTGATCGCCGGTGCGGTCGGGCAGTTCGTGCTGTTCTACTCCGGCGAGCACCGCCACGCCGTGGGCCTCGTGCTCGGCGCCGCGCTCGCGGGCCTGGGCAACGGGTGCTGCTACACACTGCTGACCGGGCTAGTGCGCGAGTACTTCGGCGAGGACTCGGCCCTGCAGAACTTCGGCGTCCTCTACAGCGCCAAGGCCGTCGGCGCCCTGCTCGGCATCGGGCTCGCCGCGCTGGTGGTCGCCGCGCACGGCTACTTCGGCGCCTTCGCGGCGGCCGGCGTCCTCAGCCTGGCCGGCGCCGTCCTCACCGGACGGCTCGCGCAGCCGGGCCGGCCCAAGTCCCTGCTCCCCGCGCGCTGA
- a CDS encoding LysR family transcriptional regulator gives MLRQLEHLVALARERHFARADACHVSQPSLSAAIRKLEHELGVPIVRGGRRFEGPTPEGKRVLLSGHRILAECDALRQDLSTMRSSLSGVLRVGTIPTSLTPATLLTTPFCERHPHARVTPESLSSREIMRRPAEFELDIALTYVDHEELGAVRTVPLCEKRYLLPTPENGELADRPRVRWAEAATVPLCLLGSQLRNRRILDGFCAAAGASVVPAIEPDTVSGLSAHVAARRWSSVISHAWPHMSGVPPGMRVVPLENPARPPQIGLVLADRDPVPLSSAFGDARVCPPG, from the coding sequence CTGCTACGCCAACTGGAGCACCTCGTCGCCCTGGCCCGGGAACGGCACTTCGCCCGGGCCGACGCGTGTCACGTCTCGCAGCCCTCGCTCTCGGCCGCGATCCGCAAGCTCGAACACGAACTGGGCGTGCCCATCGTGCGCGGGGGCCGGCGGTTCGAAGGACCCACGCCCGAAGGCAAGCGGGTGCTGCTGTCGGGCCACCGCATCCTCGCCGAGTGCGACGCGCTGCGCCAGGACCTCTCCACGATGCGCAGCAGTCTCTCCGGTGTGCTGCGAGTCGGCACCATCCCGACGTCGCTGACGCCCGCGACGCTGCTGACGACGCCGTTCTGCGAACGCCACCCGCACGCGCGCGTCACGCCGGAATCGCTGTCCTCACGGGAGATCATGCGCCGGCCGGCGGAGTTCGAACTGGACATCGCGCTGACCTATGTGGACCACGAGGAGCTGGGCGCCGTCCGGACGGTCCCGCTCTGCGAAAAGCGCTACCTGCTCCCGACGCCCGAGAACGGTGAGCTCGCCGACCGGCCGCGCGTGCGGTGGGCCGAGGCGGCGACCGTGCCGCTGTGCCTGCTGGGCTCTCAGCTGCGCAACCGCCGGATCCTCGACGGGTTCTGCGCCGCCGCCGGCGCGTCGGTCGTCCCGGCGATCGAGCCCGATACCGTGTCAGGGCTGTCCGCGCACGTCGCCGCACGCCGGTGGTCCAGCGTCATCTCGCACGCCTGGCCGCACATGTCGGGGGTACCTCCGGGCATGCGCGTCGTGCCCCTGGAGAACCCGGCGCGGCCGCCGCAGATCGGGCTCGTGCTCGCCGACCGGGATCCGGTGCCTCTGTCGAGCGCCTTCGGGGACGCGAGGGTCTGCCCGCCGGGGTAG
- a CDS encoding carbonic anhydrase: MGEIDELVANARRYHRGLDHSRLVKRPRRRVAVVACMDARISVYRLLGLEEGDAHVIRNAGGAVTEDTIRSLAVSQRLLGTREIVLVHHEDCGMRTFTDTEFARQVEEGTGIRPPWSAEAFTDVEQDVRQCLRRVRSSPFLPHTSSVRGFVYDERTGAMTEVGAAVRPE, translated from the coding sequence GTGGGCGAGATCGACGAGCTCGTCGCCAACGCCCGGCGCTACCACCGCGGCCTCGACCACAGCCGGCTGGTGAAGCGGCCGAGACGGCGCGTCGCGGTGGTGGCGTGCATGGATGCGCGCATCAGCGTGTACCGGCTGCTGGGCCTGGAAGAGGGCGACGCCCACGTGATCCGCAACGCCGGTGGCGCCGTGACCGAAGACACGATCCGCTCGCTCGCGGTGAGCCAGCGGCTGCTGGGTACCCGGGAGATCGTCCTGGTCCACCACGAGGACTGCGGCATGCGAACCTTCACGGACACAGAGTTCGCCCGGCAGGTCGAGGAGGGCACCGGCATCCGGCCGCCCTGGTCGGCCGAGGCGTTCACCGACGTGGAGCAGGACGTGCGGCAGTGCCTGAGACGGGTGCGCAGCAGCCCGTTCCTGCCGCACACCTCGTCCGTGCGAGGGTTCGTGTACGACGAGCGGACCGGGGCGATGACGGAGGTCGGGGCCGCGGTCCGGCCGGAGTAG